The proteins below are encoded in one region of Levilactobacillus namurensis:
- a CDS encoding chloramphenicol acetyltransferase: MSTLNTHFTPIDQSNWERRDYFYYFTQMAPTGFSLTANLDVTATRAWAKTHHRKFNAIYLYLVSRTLTQHPEMRIGRVDDQLVTFDVIHPSYTIIHADHTMANLWTAYDDNFDTFYHRYLADLANYGQVPGPMPKPPLATNLYPIGSLPWLHFTNYTPLPFTPLKTFFPIFQAGQFAFDDQGRCQLPLSVTIHHAVADGYHVSTLFHDLQAAFNHPDQLLSA, encoded by the coding sequence ATGTCAACTTTAAACACCCACTTTACGCCGATTGACCAATCAAACTGGGAACGCCGTGATTATTTTTACTATTTTACTCAGATGGCGCCTACGGGATTTTCATTGACGGCTAACCTCGATGTCACCGCCACTCGAGCTTGGGCTAAAACTCACCATCGCAAGTTCAACGCCATCTACCTGTACCTGGTTAGCCGAACCTTAACCCAGCATCCCGAAATGCGCATTGGTCGGGTGGATGACCAACTCGTCACCTTTGACGTCATCCATCCTTCTTACACGATTATTCACGCTGATCATACCATGGCCAACCTTTGGACGGCCTATGATGACAATTTTGACACCTTTTATCACCGCTATCTGGCTGACTTAGCCAACTATGGTCAAGTGCCAGGTCCCATGCCTAAGCCACCACTGGCCACCAACTTGTATCCAATCGGTAGTCTGCCTTGGTTGCACTTCACGAATTACACCCCCTTGCCATTTACGCCGCTGAAGACCTTTTTCCCCATCTTTCAGGCCGGCCAATTTGCGTTTGACGACCAGGGACGGTGCCAACTTCCCTTGTCGGTGACCATCCACCATGCCGTTGCGGATGGCTACCACGTGAGTACGTTGTTTCATGACCTGCAAGCCGCCTTTAACCACCCCGACCAATTGCTTAGTGCTTAA
- a CDS encoding ABC transporter ATP-binding protein: protein MSDSDLLTLHHLQKRYGSRTVLQDLNFKIPRGSIFGLVGANGAGKTTTMRLILGLEKADAGTILINGEKVHYGQTKTNRMTGYLPDVPAFYDYMTSREYLRLCADLTHVTNATVKIENTLALVGLEEVHHRIHGFSRGMRQRLGIAQALLNDPELLICDEPTSALDPAGRAAFLNLLYSLKGRVTVLFSTHILSDVERISDYVGILHHGRLAACDTPAHLHATYGRHQMALTFATVAETRRCATHFQAPWHDCTVTITYQGSYVAEAHQVFQDLLAVKLMPVSLRRVDPTLDQIFMEVTQNETPIRVL from the coding sequence ATGAGTGATAGTGATCTCTTAACGCTGCACCATCTTCAAAAACGTTACGGCTCGCGAACCGTATTGCAAGATTTAAACTTTAAGATTCCACGTGGTTCAATCTTTGGGTTGGTGGGCGCTAACGGTGCTGGTAAGACGACCACCATGCGGCTGATTCTAGGACTGGAGAAGGCCGATGCTGGGACTATCTTGATTAATGGTGAAAAGGTCCACTACGGTCAAACCAAAACGAACCGAATGACCGGGTATTTACCGGACGTCCCTGCCTTTTACGACTATATGACCTCACGAGAATATTTACGCCTATGTGCCGACCTGACACACGTCACTAATGCCACGGTCAAGATAGAGAACACGTTAGCCCTAGTTGGTTTAGAAGAGGTGCATCACAGAATCCATGGCTTTTCTCGGGGGATGCGGCAACGTTTGGGGATTGCCCAAGCGTTGCTTAACGATCCCGAACTTTTAATCTGCGATGAGCCAACTAGTGCGTTAGATCCGGCTGGACGAGCGGCATTTTTAAACCTCCTTTATTCGCTGAAGGGCCGAGTGACCGTGCTCTTTTCAACTCACATTCTTAGTGACGTTGAACGTATTAGTGATTATGTCGGAATCTTACACCATGGGCGTCTGGCTGCTTGCGATACCCCAGCCCATTTACACGCAACGTACGGCCGACATCAAATGGCGTTAACGTTTGCGACTGTAGCGGAAACCCGCCGGTGTGCCACGCACTTCCAGGCGCCATGGCACGATTGTACGGTCACCATAACGTATCAGGGAAGTTATGTTGCTGAGGCTCACCAGGTTTTTCAAGACTTACTGGCAGTAAAATTGATGCCGGTAAGTCTGCGGCGGGTTGACCCGACGCTCGACCAAATCTTTATGGAGGTGACGCAAAATGAGACCCCTATCCGTGTTCTTTAA
- a CDS encoding manganese-dependent inorganic pyrophosphatase — translation MSKVLIFGHQNPDTDAIVAAKAFAYYQSKKGLDVEAVALGEPNMETNYVLNHFDEPAPRVIKTAANETDHVMLVDHNEAQQSVPDRDQVTVDAVVDHHKIGNFETAAPLYYRAEPVGCCSTILTEMFNEEKIEIPAKLAGLMLSAIISDTLLLQSPTTTDIDREAVRELAEIADIDVQSYGVEMLKAGTNLSAKSDKELIDGDAKSFDMSGKSVRIGQINTVDLSEVIDRQAGLEKAMQDENAAEGYDLFITLATNVLTSDSELIVAGSNLDVVEKAFNVTLDHNRASLPGVVSRKKQVVPPLTDAFEA, via the coding sequence ATGAGTAAAGTATTGATCTTCGGACACCAAAATCCGGACACGGATGCCATCGTTGCCGCTAAGGCGTTTGCCTACTACCAAAGCAAGAAGGGCTTGGACGTTGAAGCCGTTGCTTTGGGTGAACCCAATATGGAAACCAACTACGTGTTAAACCACTTTGACGAACCCGCACCACGGGTCATCAAGACGGCGGCTAACGAAACGGACCATGTCATGTTAGTGGACCACAACGAAGCACAACAAAGTGTTCCTGACCGGGATCAGGTCACGGTAGATGCCGTGGTCGACCACCACAAGATCGGTAACTTCGAAACGGCAGCGCCCCTGTACTACCGGGCAGAACCCGTGGGCTGCTGCAGCACGATTTTGACGGAAATGTTCAATGAAGAAAAGATTGAAATTCCAGCAAAATTGGCGGGCTTGATGTTATCCGCGATTATCTCCGACACGTTACTCTTACAATCCCCAACGACGACCGACATCGACCGTGAAGCCGTTCGTGAATTGGCCGAAATTGCCGACATCGATGTTCAAAGCTACGGTGTTGAGATGTTAAAGGCGGGAACGAACCTGTCTGCTAAGAGCGACAAAGAATTAATCGACGGCGATGCGAAGTCCTTCGACATGAGCGGCAAGAGCGTTCGGATCGGCCAAATCAACACGGTTGACTTGAGTGAAGTCATCGACCGTCAAGCTGGTTTGGAAAAGGCCATGCAAGATGAAAACGCCGCTGAAGGTTACGACCTGTTCATCACGTTAGCCACGAATGTGTTGACTAGCGATTCCGAATTGATCGTTGCCGGCAGTAACCTCGACGTGGTTGAAAAGGCCTTTAACGTGACCTTAGACCACAACCGGGCTAGCCTGCCAGGCGTGGTTTCACGGAAGAAGCAAGTCGTGCCACCATTGACCGATGCTTTTGAAGCTTAA
- a CDS encoding DUF2087 domain-containing protein, translating to MDLTTLTLTDLTQGWHQTANALVCNYCDAQFPLDTPAMTIAHHLQTAHGGNLHALVHLDSRYNTLTTKQQALLTAFATGIKDKDLAAQTGVTAATIRHQKFTFREKAKQAKLYLASYQAAFAQEDPHERLLDVPQHPQEPDDRWLITEDEAAQTLQHYFDFTQEPPRLIRWPKKQKAVIVVLTRIIAEIPDQQQFTEPQINAYLRPIYPDYTMVRRFLIEYHFLQRTPDGTAYWRTAAPRKDS from the coding sequence ATGGATCTCACGACATTAACACTTACCGATTTAACACAGGGCTGGCATCAAACGGCAAATGCCTTAGTCTGCAACTACTGTGACGCACAGTTTCCCCTAGACACGCCGGCTATGACAATTGCCCACCATCTTCAGACTGCCCATGGTGGTAACCTCCACGCCTTAGTTCACCTGGATAGTCGGTATAACACACTGACAACCAAGCAACAGGCCTTACTTACGGCCTTCGCGACCGGGATCAAGGACAAGGACCTAGCCGCCCAGACTGGGGTGACGGCCGCCACGATTCGCCATCAGAAATTCACGTTTCGGGAAAAAGCTAAGCAGGCTAAACTTTACCTAGCCAGCTACCAAGCCGCCTTCGCTCAAGAGGATCCACACGAACGCCTCCTAGACGTTCCGCAACATCCCCAAGAGCCCGATGACCGTTGGTTAATCACCGAAGACGAGGCCGCCCAGACTCTCCAGCATTACTTCGATTTCACTCAGGAACCACCCCGGCTCATTCGGTGGCCTAAGAAGCAAAAGGCCGTCATCGTGGTCTTAACCCGCATTATTGCCGAGATTCCTGACCAGCAACAGTTTACCGAACCCCAGATCAACGCCTACCTTCGGCCCATCTATCCAGACTACACCATGGTGCGGCGCTTCTTGATCGAATACCACTTCTTACAACGAACACCGGACGGCACCGCCTACTGGCGAACCGCTGCTCCCAGAAAGGACTCATAA
- the msrA gene encoding peptide-methionine (S)-S-oxide reductase MsrA: MAKTETAIFAGGCFWCMVKPFDTQPGIQSVVSGYTGGHTVNPTYAEVASHTTGHTEAVKITFDPSIITYDQLVSIYWRQTDPTDASGQFQDRGDSYRPVIYVNGPEQRRIATASKEKLAASGQFDAPIVTQIEDAQPFYPAEEEHQDFYRRNPFRYQIEEMGGREAFIQEHWQ, from the coding sequence TTGGCAAAGACAGAAACGGCAATTTTTGCTGGGGGATGCTTCTGGTGCATGGTGAAGCCCTTTGATACGCAACCAGGGATTCAGTCGGTAGTTTCCGGATACACGGGAGGTCATACGGTCAATCCCACCTACGCTGAAGTAGCGTCCCACACCACGGGGCATACGGAAGCGGTCAAGATTACCTTTGACCCCAGCATCATCACTTACGACCAACTCGTTAGCATTTACTGGCGCCAGACGGACCCGACCGATGCCAGTGGTCAATTCCAGGACCGAGGCGACAGTTACCGGCCCGTTATCTACGTAAACGGTCCGGAACAACGGCGGATTGCGACGGCCTCTAAGGAAAAACTAGCGGCTAGTGGCCAGTTTGATGCGCCTATCGTGACCCAGATTGAGGATGCGCAACCTTTCTATCCTGCAGAAGAGGAACACCAGGACTTCTACCGGCGTAATCCTTTCCGTTACCAGATTGAAGAGATGGGCGGGCGCGAGGCCTTCATTCAGGAACACTGGCAATAA
- the xerS gene encoding tyrosine recombinase XerS produces MEKQHYLKLIDEELASAPWFVQEYYQAKATIPLSPATLYQYLTEFRRFFNWLISEGIASVSRPADIPLELLAHLKKETVELYKSALLNQTKLTGAPGSRSHPTINRSLNALSSLFKYLTEDTEDEHGEAYFDRNVMHKIALVRTNETYATRAANLKTKLMLGNTDHDYLDFIDHKYEKRLTPAQRRYFKRDKLRDLAINALLLGSGLRVSEAANADLRHLNLKTQTIGVVRKGGQRDTVPIAPWTIPYIQAYVTQRQALYHAAKDDRALFLTIYRGQASRMQANTMEKMVAKYSAAFKVRITPHKLRHTLASKLYLATKNEQLVATQLGQNSTTATGLYTHMIDEEQRNGLKKL; encoded by the coding sequence ATGGAGAAGCAACACTATTTAAAGCTCATTGACGAGGAACTCGCCAGTGCCCCCTGGTTCGTTCAGGAATATTACCAGGCCAAGGCGACGATCCCCCTATCCCCCGCTACGCTGTATCAATATCTGACGGAGTTTCGCCGCTTCTTTAACTGGCTGATTAGCGAAGGTATCGCATCCGTTAGTCGACCGGCCGATATTCCGCTAGAGCTATTGGCCCATTTAAAGAAAGAAACGGTCGAGTTATACAAATCGGCGCTGTTAAACCAGACTAAGCTAACCGGTGCGCCCGGTAGTCGGTCCCACCCGACCATTAACCGCTCGTTAAACGCCCTCTCGTCGCTTTTTAAGTACCTCACTGAGGATACGGAAGACGAGCACGGCGAAGCCTACTTTGACCGTAACGTGATGCACAAGATTGCACTGGTTCGCACCAATGAGACCTACGCGACCCGAGCAGCCAACCTAAAGACTAAGTTGATGCTGGGAAATACGGATCACGACTACTTAGACTTCATTGACCACAAATACGAGAAACGGCTGACACCCGCCCAACGGCGCTACTTTAAGCGTGATAAGCTCCGGGACCTGGCCATCAACGCCCTATTACTGGGAAGCGGTCTACGGGTCTCTGAAGCGGCGAATGCCGACCTTCGCCACCTAAACCTAAAAACGCAGACGATTGGGGTCGTTCGAAAAGGTGGCCAACGCGATACAGTGCCCATCGCACCTTGGACCATCCCCTATATCCAAGCGTACGTCACGCAGCGCCAAGCGCTCTACCACGCCGCCAAGGATGACCGGGCCCTCTTCTTAACCATTTACCGGGGACAAGCCTCACGCATGCAGGCGAACACCATGGAAAAAATGGTTGCCAAATACTCAGCGGCATTCAAGGTACGAATCACCCCGCATAAGTTACGGCATACGTTAGCGTCTAAGCTGTACCTAGCGACGAAAAACGAGCAGTTGGTAGCCACCCAGTTAGGACAAAACTCAACCACCGCCACGGGGCTATACACGCACATGATTGACGAAGAACAGCGTAACGGGTTGAAGAAACTTTGA
- a CDS encoding DUF2087 domain-containing protein — MTQNAPLHLDRLPRKQKRLQRVLEQIVTTIPTDHRLTEAEINAYLEPIYADYALLRRSLIDWHYLDRTPDGTAYWRVATERNA, encoded by the coding sequence ATGACTCAAAACGCCCCGTTACACCTCGACCGGTTACCCCGAAAGCAAAAACGGCTACAACGGGTTCTCGAACAAATCGTCACAACCATCCCCACTGATCACCGATTAACGGAAGCCGAGATCAATGCCTACTTAGAACCCATCTATGCCGATTACGCCCTCCTACGCCGCTCATTAATCGATTGGCATTATCTCGACCGCACACCAGATGGTACCGCCTATTGGCGAGTCGCCACCGAAAGGAATGCTTAA
- a CDS encoding GIY-YIG nuclease family protein, with product MNDQQKRKLRADYKFAPTYYGVIQIENTLNHKIFIESVANLHNRWGYYQLNLNQNFYHGTPLQIDWLRDGPDAFAYTVLWRADAADVVNMRQTLKTLQDKWLRKLMPFDERGYNHRPLRWTYDAH from the coding sequence ATGAATGACCAACAAAAACGAAAACTACGGGCCGATTACAAATTTGCCCCCACGTATTACGGTGTGATTCAGATTGAAAACACACTGAACCACAAAATTTTTATCGAATCCGTCGCCAACCTCCATAACCGTTGGGGGTACTACCAACTGAATTTAAACCAAAACTTCTACCACGGCACACCATTACAAATCGACTGGTTACGTGACGGCCCTGACGCCTTTGCCTATACCGTTCTTTGGCGGGCTGATGCCGCTGACGTGGTCAACATGCGTCAAACCCTGAAGACGTTGCAGGATAAATGGCTGAGAAAGCTCATGCCATTTGATGAACGCGGCTACAACCACCGACCCTTACGTTGGACCTACGACGCCCATTAA
- a CDS encoding PLDc N-terminal domain-containing protein has protein sequence MDLNETQFLIDYWPTLLPVAILELGLMFAALKHIFQHARYRFGNRVMWVVIVVVFQIIGPVTYFTWGKGTTSDE, from the coding sequence ATGGACCTCAATGAAACACAATTCTTAATCGATTATTGGCCAACCTTACTACCCGTCGCCATCTTGGAATTAGGCTTGATGTTTGCCGCGTTAAAGCATATCTTTCAACACGCACGGTACCGCTTCGGTAATCGCGTGATGTGGGTGGTTATTGTGGTTGTCTTCCAGATTATTGGTCCCGTTACTTACTTTACCTGGGGGAAAGGAACTACGAGCGATGAGTGA
- a CDS encoding helix-turn-helix transcriptional regulator — protein MEVNIGPVLINQRKQHHITQQQLADFVGVSKAAVSKWETGQSYPDITLLPSLAAYFNLQIDDLLDYEPQLSTSEIQNIYNTLKKSFTTESGEEVLTKLRSLIRRYYACYPFIQQMGLLILNHFTSLPGKDAADKQARYVAEARQLFIHVRENTDDTTLKLNARNLEAYTLILLHKPQEVLTLLGTATPTYLPAENLIATAYQMQHDTEKAQAVYQSAMYQHASVGMNYFTNYLTLLTADSAKFTETYRRGQAYAEVFKMATLNPLVYLNFLLATIMGLAQQQQTTMLFRVLTHYVNVLSRTEFPPILHGDAYFDQIDDWLDNLDSGHQTPRNATMVQQQLVDIIQQDPTLAAYRNDERWLPLARKLKEVGQHGPQ, from the coding sequence ATGGAGGTCAACATTGGACCAGTCTTGATTAACCAGCGTAAGCAGCATCACATTACGCAGCAACAATTAGCTGACTTTGTTGGGGTCTCGAAAGCCGCAGTCTCTAAATGGGAAACCGGTCAAAGCTATCCCGACATTACGCTTCTCCCCAGTTTAGCAGCGTATTTCAATCTGCAGATTGATGATTTACTAGACTATGAACCACAACTCTCCACTTCAGAGATTCAAAACATCTACAATACCTTGAAAAAGTCGTTTACCACAGAATCTGGCGAGGAAGTTTTGACGAAACTACGTAGCCTGATTCGACGGTACTACGCCTGCTATCCCTTTATTCAACAAATGGGGTTATTGATTCTTAATCATTTTACATCCCTACCGGGTAAGGATGCGGCAGATAAGCAAGCACGCTACGTTGCGGAGGCTCGTCAGCTTTTTATTCACGTCCGTGAAAATACGGATGATACCACCCTGAAACTTAATGCGCGTAACTTAGAAGCTTACACCCTCATTTTATTACACAAGCCCCAAGAGGTTTTAACTTTACTGGGAACGGCAACCCCTACGTACCTTCCCGCAGAGAATTTGATTGCAACGGCGTATCAGATGCAGCATGATACCGAGAAAGCTCAGGCGGTCTACCAAAGTGCCATGTATCAGCACGCTAGCGTGGGAATGAATTACTTTACGAATTACTTGACATTGTTGACCGCAGATTCGGCTAAGTTTACTGAGACGTACCGTCGGGGACAAGCCTATGCGGAGGTCTTTAAAATGGCCACGCTGAATCCCTTGGTTTACCTGAACTTTCTGCTGGCAACCATTATGGGATTAGCCCAACAGCAGCAGACCACCATGCTTTTTCGGGTACTGACGCACTACGTTAACGTCTTAAGCCGCACAGAGTTTCCACCAATCTTGCATGGGGATGCGTACTTCGACCAGATTGATGATTGGCTGGACAACCTCGATAGTGGGCACCAGACGCCGCGGAATGCTACGATGGTGCAACAGCAATTAGTTGACATTATTCAGCAGGATCCCACTCTAGCAGCTTACCGGAATGACGAGCGTTGGCTCCCTTTAGCCCGAAAATTAAAGGAGGTAGGTCAACATGGACCTCAATGA
- a CDS encoding ABC transporter permease, with protein MGIYIIAILFGGTVSRELAGKTLVNLVTKGLPRWAVIIAKYLCLLSQWLVVMAGAFFTTWGYTTFYFSNRQSPHPVAACLPLLVFGAFFLAVVLFGSTWGRHTYEGLLFTCLVMAILFLVKLLKRAHNFNPVSLIGDNVAILQGNLSLTKLFPAMGVALGLTLILIVSSVVLLNKKALV; from the coding sequence ATGGGCATCTATATCATCGCAATTTTGTTTGGGGGAACCGTGAGCCGTGAACTCGCCGGCAAAACCTTAGTAAACCTGGTGACTAAAGGGCTTCCCCGGTGGGCAGTCATTATCGCCAAGTATTTGTGCTTACTCAGTCAGTGGCTAGTCGTTATGGCTGGCGCATTCTTTACCACCTGGGGATACACGACCTTTTACTTTTCCAATCGTCAAAGTCCCCATCCAGTTGCGGCCTGCTTACCGTTATTAGTCTTTGGGGCCTTCTTTTTAGCAGTTGTCCTGTTCGGTTCTACTTGGGGACGCCACACCTATGAGGGATTGCTATTTACTTGCCTAGTGATGGCAATCTTATTCCTGGTGAAGCTTTTAAAACGAGCCCATAACTTTAACCCTGTCTCCTTAATTGGTGATAATGTCGCCATTCTTCAGGGGAATTTGTCTCTAACAAAGCTGTTTCCTGCTATGGGCGTAGCGCTAGGCCTGACCTTAATTTTAATCGTCAGTAGCGTGGTCTTGTTGAATAAGAAAGCTTTAGTCTAG
- a CDS encoding CAP domain-containing protein, with the protein MFNHRFSYWLAALVLCVSLLGVTTTAQAKRHTHAATVYSAWTWRPKTKVKVKKGTLYTSIRLTKKKANLAKAKYRKLTYITGKQYAVKKANGKHARYNYIRSTNGKVKGYVWSGYVHQLKRKATTKKRSTKVTKTRKAGNSTPKSSEPATPVLSTAAYRSAFLQALNNERAKRNIPAVTESAAYDTIAQHRSTQLLTNFAHGDDQSDFIADDLFTAAGVAGLRGECISMDYMDDADANPSASVAKRDIHEYIYNDADSNWGHRDILLDAANTTIGIGATQKPSSEYVYGAIDMGSN; encoded by the coding sequence ATGTTTAATCATCGCTTTAGTTACTGGTTAGCCGCCTTGGTCCTGTGCGTCAGTCTCCTAGGCGTCACGACCACCGCGCAGGCCAAGCGCCACACCCACGCCGCAACCGTTTATTCCGCCTGGACTTGGCGTCCTAAGACCAAAGTCAAAGTCAAAAAAGGTACGCTCTACACCTCAATCCGCTTAACTAAGAAAAAAGCCAACCTCGCCAAGGCTAAGTACCGCAAGTTAACCTACATAACGGGTAAACAATACGCCGTAAAAAAAGCCAATGGAAAGCATGCCCGCTATAACTACATCCGTTCCACTAACGGCAAGGTTAAAGGCTACGTCTGGTCAGGCTACGTTCATCAGCTAAAACGGAAAGCCACCACCAAAAAGCGGTCAACCAAGGTAACCAAGACCCGCAAGGCTGGGAATAGCACGCCTAAATCCAGCGAACCCGCAACGCCCGTTCTCAGTACCGCGGCTTACCGTTCCGCCTTCTTACAGGCCCTGAATAACGAGCGGGCCAAGCGAAACATCCCGGCTGTGACTGAATCAGCGGCCTATGATACCATTGCCCAGCACCGTTCAACCCAATTACTGACTAACTTCGCTCACGGCGATGACCAAAGCGACTTTATCGCGGATGATCTCTTTACCGCAGCTGGGGTTGCTGGCTTACGGGGTGAATGTATCTCCATGGACTACATGGATGATGCCGATGCCAACCCCAGCGCTTCCGTGGCCAAACGGGATATCCATGAATACATCTACAACGATGCGGATTCCAACTGGGGCCACCGGGACATCTTACTGGATGCCGCGAACACCACAATTGGGATTGGTGCCACGCAAAAGCCTAGCTCTGAATACGTTTATGGGGCCATCGACATGGGAAGCAATTAG
- a CDS encoding matrixin family metalloprotease, which produces MRKGVWVKDLVIVVTTLGIFLSQVVTGTAAAASMTPFGQERFAHAHATYVITTKSAYYRGVWQSAIKAWNATGVFKFEKSHSRNAQIELDTNRGQRAAAMGDDVGLTDYWARHYDMVAVLCALNPRLMHEFQYSRADKIHVAEHELGHAMGLDHNPSRRSVMYYENRSEGIQKVDVEGVYERYLTPAGEAS; this is translated from the coding sequence ATGCGTAAAGGAGTATGGGTCAAGGATCTGGTCATCGTTGTGACCACCTTAGGGATCTTTCTCAGTCAAGTCGTGACGGGAACGGCTGCGGCTGCGTCAATGACCCCGTTTGGTCAAGAACGGTTCGCGCACGCACATGCGACGTACGTGATTACCACGAAGTCAGCTTATTACCGGGGGGTCTGGCAGTCTGCGATTAAGGCTTGGAATGCGACCGGTGTGTTTAAGTTCGAAAAGAGTCATTCCCGGAACGCTCAAATCGAGTTGGACACGAACCGCGGGCAACGTGCTGCGGCGATGGGAGACGATGTTGGCCTCACGGATTACTGGGCGCGTCACTATGACATGGTGGCGGTCCTGTGTGCGCTGAACCCACGCTTAATGCATGAGTTTCAGTACAGTCGAGCGGATAAGATCCACGTGGCGGAGCACGAGTTGGGCCATGCCATGGGGCTGGATCATAATCCGTCTCGGCGGAGTGTGATGTACTATGAAAACCGGTCGGAAGGCATTCAAAAGGTAGATGTTGAAGGGGTCTACGAACGCTATTTGACTCCCGCTGGCGAAGCCAGTTAG
- the msrB gene encoding peptide-methionine (R)-S-oxide reductase MsrB, whose product MKSEEARTDLKQRLSAEAYAVTQKAATEPAFTGKYDQFFEPGIYVDVVSGKPLFSSTDKYDSGCGWPAFSKPIDPASVVEHTDHSFGMIRQEVISKDAHSHLGHVFNDGPADRGGVRYCINSAALTFIPASDLAAKGYGEFAQLFSTQNK is encoded by the coding sequence ATGAAGTCTGAAGAAGCAAGAACCGACTTAAAGCAACGTTTGTCTGCGGAAGCCTATGCGGTGACCCAAAAGGCGGCTACTGAACCGGCCTTTACCGGGAAGTATGATCAGTTTTTTGAACCTGGGATCTACGTTGATGTGGTCAGTGGTAAACCGCTGTTCAGTTCAACGGATAAGTACGATTCCGGCTGTGGTTGGCCCGCTTTTTCCAAGCCGATTGACCCGGCGAGTGTCGTTGAACACACGGACCATTCGTTTGGTATGATTCGGCAAGAGGTCATCAGCAAGGATGCTCATTCCCATCTAGGACACGTCTTTAATGACGGCCCAGCCGACCGGGGCGGGGTACGGTACTGCATCAACTCGGCAGCTCTGACGTTTATTCCCGCAAGTGACTTAGCGGCTAAGGGCTACGGTGAATTCGCACAGTTATTTTCAACCCAAAACAAGTAA
- a CDS encoding uracil-DNA glycosylase, with the protein MATLLTADQLKCGRDLPLQFGQLEGFVPGEGAPDPIFVVVSEAPGKVEARVGHPFQGPAGTTLDQWFAQLGVTRDQLYLTGAVRSRPYTVGPTGLKRDRKPTQAEVIASAPLLDAELQLLAGHLLVPLGNTGLQRLLGSAAKIGTVHGQLLEQPIRYWDADSARFKLTATTYPIFPLFHPSYARRFKKVRPMVAADLDTLKAYLMAH; encoded by the coding sequence ATGGCAACGTTATTGACGGCTGACCAGCTTAAGTGTGGTCGTGACTTACCGTTACAGTTCGGTCAACTAGAGGGATTTGTCCCCGGAGAAGGCGCCCCTGATCCCATTTTTGTGGTGGTCTCGGAAGCCCCCGGTAAAGTGGAGGCCCGCGTTGGCCATCCCTTTCAAGGCCCAGCTGGGACGACTCTCGACCAGTGGTTTGCCCAGCTAGGCGTGACCCGGGATCAGTTGTACCTAACGGGGGCCGTGCGGTCACGTCCGTATACGGTGGGGCCCACTGGATTGAAACGGGACCGCAAGCCCACTCAGGCAGAAGTGATTGCAAGTGCGCCACTGTTGGACGCGGAACTTCAGTTACTCGCGGGACACTTGCTGGTGCCTTTAGGCAACACGGGACTTCAACGGTTGCTCGGCAGTGCTGCCAAGATTGGGACCGTTCACGGGCAACTCTTAGAGCAGCCAATTCGGTACTGGGATGCCGACTCGGCTCGGTTTAAGCTGACCGCCACCACTTATCCTATTTTTCCGTTATTTCATCCCTCGTATGCGCGACGGTTCAAAAAAGTTCGACCAATGGTGGCGGCAGACTTAGACACGTTAAAGGCTTACCTCATGGCACACTGA